One genomic region from Apodemus sylvaticus chromosome 1, mApoSyl1.1, whole genome shotgun sequence encodes:
- the LOC127688231 gene encoding interferon-induced protein with tetratricopeptide repeats 1-like isoform X2 has translation MYQEMFMNPKKTPEEPSLIQSYVGLFKSKLGLHANLDIEGSIDSHRSLICASLDELRCHFTWELVIEDVDMPDLEVRITETEFLDNIERFRMHNLLAYVRHLKGQHDEALQSLREAEALVQREQLGRRSLVTWGNCAWVHYHRGSLDEAQIYLDKVKNVCQEFSSPYRMKCPEIDCEEGWALLKCGKTYYKRALGCFAKALEVDPENPEYNTGYAVVAYRRDYDGTSLEPLRKAVSLKPEDPYIKVLLALKLQDLGKTDEAEKHIEEILPIISSQTYLFGYVGKFYCRKGFVEEALNLLERALQTKPFSTNLHFQIGICYKTRLIQIKKATNMKPIGEDRERADQCIHSAICHFKKTLELKPTYEIAYVNLAEMYSEIGQFREAEDNFQKALNMSNLEDHMQQEIHLRYGNFQQFRKKSEDTAITHYLKGLKIEVTSHSRDKLLKALEKLAKRRIDQNVHVLESLSLLGFVYRLKGDTSEAMSCYEKALRLTGAVNTEF, from the coding sequence TATAGACTCTCATAGAAGTCTCATATGTGCGAGCCTGGATGAACTGAGATGCCACTTCACATGGGAGTTGGTTATAGAAGATGTGGACATGCCTGATTTGGAAGTAAGAATCACAGAGACTGAGTTTCTTGATAACATTGAGAGATTTAGGATGCACAACCTCCTGGCCTACGTGAGACACCTGAAAGGCCAACACGATGAGGCCCTGCAGAGCTTGAGAGAAGCTGAAGCCTTGGTCCAGAGAGAGCAGTTGGGCAGGAGAAGCCTGGTGACCTGGGGCAACTGTGCCTGGGTGCATTACCACAGAGGCAGCTTGGACGAAGCCCAGATCTACCTGGACAAGGTGAAGAATGTCTGCCAGGAATTTTCAAGTCCCTACAGGATGAAATGTCCTGAAATAGACTGTGAGGAAGGCTGGGCCTTGCTGAAGTGTGGGAAAACATATTATAAACGAGCCCTGGGCTGCTTTGCAAAGGCTCTGGAAGTGGATCCTGAAAACCCTGAGTACAACACAGGCTATGCAGTGGTAGCCTATCGCCGGGATTATGATGGCACTTCTCTAGAACCTTTAAGGAAGGCTGTCAGCCTAAAGCCAGAAGATCCATACATAAAAGTTCTCCTTGCTCTAAAGCTTCAGGATTTAGGCAAAACAGATGAAGCAGAAAAACACATTGAAGAAATTCTGCCCATAATATCCTCTCAGACATATCTCTTTGGATATGTAGGCAAATTTTACTGCAGGAAAGGTTTTGTAGAAGAAGCTCTCAACTTACTTGAGAGAGCCTTGCAGACAAAACCTTTCTCCACCAACTTGCATTTCCAGATTGGTATTTGCTATAAGACACGACTGATTCAAATAAAGAAAGCTACAAACATGAAGCCTATAGGTGAGGATAGAGAAAGAGCAGACCAATGCATCCATTCTGCTATATGTCATTTCAAAAAGACTTTAGAACTGAAACCCACATATGAAATAGCTTATGTTAATCTGGCTGAAATGTACTCAGAAATTGGTCAATTTAGAGAGGCAGAGGACAATTTTCAAAAAGCGTTGAACATGAGTAACTTGGAAGATCATATGCAGCAAGAGATTCATTTACGCTATGGCAACTTCCAACAATTCCGTAAGAAATCAGAAGACACAGCCATCACCCACTACTTAAAAGGCCTGAAAATAGAGGTGACTTCTCACTCCAGGGATAAACTTCTCAAGGCTTTGGAGAAGCTGGCTAAAAGACGCATTGACCAGAATGTTCATGTCCTGGAAAGCTTGAGCCTCCTCGGGTTTGTTTATAGACTGAAAGGGGACACAAGTGAAGCCATGTCATGCTATGAAAAGGCCCTCAGGCTTACAGGAGCAGTGAACACTGAGTTTTGA